The genomic stretch GGACCCGGACGGGCGGCTCTACCGCACCGGCGACCTGGTCCGGTGGCTGCCGGACGGCACGCTGGACTTCCTGGGCCGGATCGACAACCAGGTCAAGATCCGCGGCTACCGGGTGGAGCTGGGCGAGGTGGAGACGGCGCTGTTGCGCGAGGAGAACGTCGCGCAGGCGGCGGTCCTGGCCCGGCAGCAGCGCAGCGGCCACCACGACCTGGTCGGGTATGTGACGGGCCAGGGCGCGGCAGCCGTCGATCCCGAGGCCGTCCGCGCCCGCCTCGCGGCCGAACTGCCCGACTACATGGTGCCGTCGGTGCTCGTCGTGCTCGACGCGTTCCCGATGACCACCACCGGCAAGATCGACCGGCGTGCGCTGCCGCTGCCCGAGGAGCGGGCCGTTGCCGCCGGGGAGACCACCGCGCCGCGCAACCCCACCGAGGAGGCGCTCGCCCGGATGTGGGCCGAGGTCCTCGGGGAGCCGGTGGTGGGGGTCGAGGACGACCTGTTCGACCTCGGCGCCAACTCCGTGCTGACCCTGCGGATCACCTCCCGCATCCGGGAGCGGTTCGGCATCCGGGTCTCGGTGCGGGAGATCTTCACCGCCCGCACCGTAGCCGCACTGGCGGAGGACGTCCGCCGCAAAGTACTCGACGACTCGCGCCGCGTGCCGGCCGACACCACGGCGCGCGGCAGCGCGCGGGGGGAGTGAACGATGGGTGAGCAGATGAACGGCGGGCGGCCAGTGGGCCCGGACGAGCTGCTGGAACGGCAGCTGGCCGGACGCGCGGACGCGGCGGCGGGCGGTCCGGGCGACCTGCGCGCGCTGGGGGACCTCCCCGACGCGCCGCTGTCGTTCGGGCAGGAGCGGCTGTGGTTCCTGCACGAGTTCCAGCCCGGCAGCGTGGAGTACACCTCGTCGATCGCGCTGCGGATGACCGGTCCACTGCGCGTGGACGCGCTGCGCGGCGCGCTCGGCGGCCTGGTCGCCCGGCACGAGCCGCTGCGTACCACGTTCGCGACGACGAACGGGCGGGCGCACCAGGTCGTCCGCCCCGCCACCGTCCCCGGCATACAGAGAGCCGACCTCGGCGGGCTGCCCGCCGGGGAGCGCGACGCGGAACTGGACCGGTTGCTGCGCGCCGAACTCGGCACCCCCTTCGACCTGGCGACGGGCCCGGTCCTGCGGGTCCTGCTCGTCGCGCTGGGCTCAGGCCCGGACGGCGCCCAGGAGCATGTGCTGTTCCTGAACATGCACCACATCGCGGCGGACGGCTGGTCCAAGGGTGTGCTGCTGGCGGAGCTGGGCGAGCTGTACGCCGCCGCCCTGGAGGGCCGTGACGCGGACCTCGCCCCGCTGCCGGTGACCTACCGGGACTACGCGGTCTGGCAGCGCGAGCACTGCACCGAGGCCGAGCTGGACGCCCAGCTGGAGTACTGGAAGACCGAACTGGACGGCGTCCCTGCGCTGGAGATGCCCACCGACCGGCCCCGGCCGATGGTGCGGACGACGGTGGGCGCCCTGCACACGTTCGCGGTGCCCCGGGAGGTGGCCGAGGGGCTGGACGCGGTGGCCGCCCGGTGCGGCGGCACCTTGTTCGCGGTGCTGACCGCCGCGACGCAGGTCCTGCTGGCGCGGCACAGCGGTCAGCGGGACGTGGCGCTGGGCACCGTCTCGGTGGGCCGGGACCGCACCGAACTGGAGCCGCTGGTCGGGTTCTTCGTCAACACCCTGGTGCTGCGCGGCCGGATCGACCTGGAGCTGCCCTTCGAGGAGCTGGTGGAGCGGACCACCGACCGGATCTGGGACGCGCTGGGCAACCAGGACGTGCCCTTCCACCGGCTGGTGGACGCGCTGGGCACCGAGCGCGACCCGAGCCGTACACCCCTGGTGCAGGCGGCCCTCGTACTGCAAAATGCCCCCGGCGGCGCGCCCGCCTTCCCGGGGCTGCGGGTGACGGACTTCCGGCCGCCGTCGGTCTCCTCGATCTTCGACCTGACCGTGGAGTTCGCGCCGGACGCGGACGGCGGGCTGGCCGGGTCGGTCGAGTACAACACCGACCTGTTCGACGCGGCGACCATCGAGGCGCTGTGCGCCCGTCTGCTGGTGCTGCTCGCCGGGATCACCGCGGACGCCGGCCGCGCCCTCGGCGACCTGCCGCTGCTGACCGACGCCGAGCACACGGCGCTGACCACGGGCTGGACCGAGAACCGCGCCGACTACCCCGCGGACACGCCCGTCCACACCCTGGTCTCCGCACAGGCCGCGGCCACGCCCGACCGCATCGCGGTGACCGGCGCGGGCGCCGAACTGACCTACCGGGAGCTGGACGAGCGCTCCGGCAGGCTGGCGCGGCTGCTCCTGGACCGGGGCGCGGCGCCCGGCGACCACGTCGCCGTCTGCCTGCCGCGCGGCGCCGGGCTGGTCGTCGCCATGCTGGCCACGCTCAAGGCGGGCTGCGCGTACGTCCCGGTCGCGGCGGACTACCCGGCCGACCGCATCGCGTTCGTCCTGGAGGACACCGCGGCACCGCTGTGCCTGACCGAACGGCCGTTGCGCGACCGGCTCCCGGACGGCGGCACCCGGTATGTGTGCCTGGACGAGGAGGCCGCCGCCCTCGCCGCGCTCCCGGCCGACGGCCCGGGGGTCGAGGTGGGCGCGGACACCGCCGCGTACGTCATCTACACCTCCGGCTCCACCGGCCGCCCCAAGGGCGTGGTGGTCGAGCACCGGTCGATCGTACGGCTGATCAGCGGCCCCGACTACGCGCCGCTGGCCGCGGACGACGTGGTGGCCCAGGCCGCCGACGCCACCTTCGACGCGGCGACGTTCGAGGTGTGGGCACCGCTGGTGGTGGGCGCGCGGATCGCCGTGATCCCGAAGGACGTGCTGCTGGAGCCGCGGTCCTTCGCCCGCGCGCTGGAAGAGCACGGCGTGACCACGCTGTTCCTGACCACCGCGCTGTTCAACCAGGTGGTCGAGGTCGCGCCGGGTGCCTTCCGAGGCCTGCGCCACCTGCTGGTGGGCGGTGAGGCGCAGAGCCCGCGGCGGGTCGCGCAGCTGCTCGCCGGGGAGCGGCCGGGCCGCTTCGTCAACATCTACGGGCCGACCGAGACGACGACGTTCGCCACGTTCCAGGAGATCCACGCCACGGACGGCGTACGGGCGCTGCCCATCGGCCGCCCGATCCGCAACACCACCACCTACGTGCTGGACGAGCGGCAGCGGCCGGTGCCGGCCGGCTCCCCCGGCGAGCTGTACATCGGCGGCCCCGGCGTCGCCCGCGGCTACCTGGGCCGCCCCGAACTGACCGAGGAGCGCTTCCTCCCGGCGCCGTTCTCCGCCGTCCCCGGCGAGCGCGTCTACCGCACCGGCGACCGGGTCCGCTGGCTGCCGGACGGCACGCTGGACTTCCTGGGCCGGGTGGACACCCAGGTCAAGGTGCGCGGTTACCGCATCGAGCCCGGCGAGGTCGAGGCCGTCCTCGAAGCCCACCCGGCGGTCGCCGCGGCGCTGGTCGTCGCCCGTACGGACGGCGGGCACAAGCGGCTGGTCGGTTACGTGCGCCCGCAGCCCGGCGCCGGCCTCGACACGGCGGAGCTGCGTACGTTCGCCGAGGCCCGGCTGCCCGGCTACACCGTGCCCTCCGCGCTGGTCACGCTGGACGAGTTCCCGCTGACCTCCAACGGCAAGGTGGACCAGCGGGCGCTGCCCGCGCCCGTGGAGCAGGCCGGGGAACGCGCGGGCTACCGGGCACCGGCCGACGCCGCCGAGGAAACCCTCGCGCAGGTGTGGTCGCAGGTCCTGGGCGTGGACCGGGTGGGCGCCACGGACAACTTCTTCGAGCTGGGCGGGGACTCCATCCTGAGCATCCAGGTGGTGGCCAGGGCCCGCCGGGCCGGGCTGGTCATCAGCTCCCGGGACATCTTCTCCCGGCGGACGCTGGCCGACCTGGCGCGCGCGGCCATCCCCGTGGCGGAGACCGTCGCCGAGGAGCGGGCGCAGGACAGCGGGCCCGCGCCGCTCACCCCCGTACAGCGCTGGTTCTTCGACCACCACACCGTCCGCCCCGCGCACTTCAACCAGTCGGTGCTGCTCACGCTGCCCCCGGACGTGGACGAGCGGGCCCTGTCGGAGGCGTTCCGGCACGTCGTACGGCGGCACGAGGCGCTGCGCACCCGCTTCACGACGGTGGACGGCCGGCTGGTCCAGCAGGGCCCCGGCCGGGACGCCCCGGAGCCGGACATCGAGCGGATCACGCTCGGCGGGGCCGCGCCCGAGGAGCGCGACGCGGCCCTGCGGCAGCTGTCCGAGGCGGCACAGGCCGGTCTCGACCCCGAGCGGGGCGAGCTGCTGCGCTGCCTGCTGTTCGACCGCGACGCCCGGGACCGGCCGCGGCTCCTGCTGACCGTGCACCACCTGGCGGTGGACGGCGTCTCCTGGCGCATCCTGCTGGACGACCTGGAGAACGCGTACCGGCAGGCGGCGAGCGGCGCGGCGATCGACCTCGGGGGCGCGTCCACGTCGTATCTCACGTGGGCGCGGAGACTGGCGGAGTACACCGAACAGGATGGATTCCAGGGCGAGTTGGATCACTGGACCGGGGTCGCGGCCGTCACCACGGCCGGCCTTCCCACCGACCACGACGGACGCAACACCTTCGGAGTCACCCGTGAAGTGCACGCGGGGCTGGACGAACGGCGCACCCGGCAGCTGCTCCAGGACGTGCCCAAGGTCTACCGGACCCAGGTCAACGACATCCTGCTCACCGCGCTCGGCCGCGCCCTGGCCCGGCACACCGGGCAGGACCGCACCCTCATCACGCTGGAGGGGCACGGCCGCGAGGAGGTCCTGCCGGGCACCGACATCTCACGCACCGTCGGCTGGTTCACCTCGGTCTTCCCGCTCGTCCTGGAGTCCCCGGCGGACCGGCCGTGGCGCGAGCTGGTGCTGGGCACCAAGGAGCGGCTGCGGGCCGTACCGCAGCGCGGCTTCGGCTACGGGCCGCTCCGCTACCTCGCCGCGGACACCGCGCAGCGCGCGGCCCTGGCCGCCGGGCCGCGCCCGCAGATCAGCTTCAACTACCTCGGCCAGTGGTCGGACGGCACCGCCGGCAGTGCGCTCTACCGCGAGCAGATCTTCGACTACGGGCAGGAGCACAGCCCGGAGGAGGAGCGCTCGCACCTCATCGACATCACCGGCGAAGTACGTGGCGGGCGGCTGACGTTCACCGTGTACTACTCGTCCGAGCGCCATGAGCGGGCGACCGCCCAGGCGCTCGCCGACGGGCTGGCCGCCGCGCTGGACGAGCTGGTCGGGCACTGCCTGACCCCCGGCACGGGCGGCGCGGTGCCCGGTGACTTCCCGCTGGTGGCGCTCGACCAGGCCGCCGTGGACGCGCTGGTGCCACCGGGCTCGGCGGTCGAGGACGTCTACCCGCTGACGCCGATGCAGTCCGGCATGCTCTACCACGCCCTCAACCAGCCCACCGGCGGCGCCTACTTCGACCAGGTCAGCTTCCTGCTGGAGGGCGTGGACGACATCCGGGCGCTCGGCGCGGCCTGGCAGCACGTGGTGGACCGCAACCCGGCGCTGCGCACCCGGCTGCGGTGGGAGGGCGTACCGGAGCCCGTGCAGATCGTCGACCGCGAAGCGACCCTGGAGGTCCGCTACCTGGACTGGACGGACACCGACGCGGCCGGGCGGAGGCGGCGGCTGGCGGAGCTGACCGACGCCGAGCAGCGGGCCGGCATCGACCTGACCCGGGCTCCGCTGATGCGGGTGGTGCTCGCCCGGGAACGGGCGGGCGCGGTGCGGGTCGTGTGGAGCTTCCACCACGTCGTCCTCGACGGCTGGAGCACGTCCCACCTGTTCGGTGACGTGTTCGCCCGCTACCGCGCGCTGGCCGACGGCCCCGCCGCCCCGGCGGCCCCGGAGCAGCGGCGCCCGCCCTTCCGGGACTACGTGGCGTGGCTCGGCCGCCAGGATCGCGCGGCTGCCGAGAAGCACTGGCGCGCGGCGCTGGCGGGCCTGTACGCGCCGACTCCGCTCCCGTACGGGCAGAGCCTGCCGCCCGGCTACCAGTCGGAGTCCTCGGCCCAGGTCAGGGTCGAGCTGACCCGTGCCGAGACCGAGGCGCTGACCGCGGTGGTCCGCGCCGAGCGGCTGACCCTGAACACCGCCGTGCAGGGCGCCTGGGCGATGCTGCTCGCGCGCCACGCGGGCACCGAGGACGTCTGCTTCGGGTCCACCGTCGCCGGCCGCCCCACCGGCCTGCCGGGCGCGGACGCCGTGGTCGGCAACTTCCTCAACACGCTGCCGGTACGCACCCGGGTCACCGCTTCCGACCGGCTCGCCGACTGGCTGCGCGGCCTCCAGGACGCGCAGGCCGCGGCGCGCGACTTCGAGTACGCGGCGCTCGGGCAGATCCAGGGCTGGAGCGAGGTGCCGCGCGCCACCGCGCTGTTCCACACGGTGGTGGTCTTCGAGAACTACCCGGGCAACGACACGGCCGCCGAGCGCAACGGCCTGTGGCTGCGCGAGCTGTCCGCGGTGGACACCACCAGCTTCCCGCTGGACCTGACCGCCTTCACCGACGACGGCGAACTCGTCCTCCAGCTCTCCTACGACCCCGCGCTCTACGGAACGGACCAGGCGGAGAGCCTGGCCGACCAACTGCTGGCGCTGCTGAACGGGCTCGCCGCCGACCCCGGCCGGCCGGTGGGCGACGTCCCCATGCTGTCGCTGGGCGAGCGGGACCGCGTCGTCCACGAGTGGAACCGCGCCAGGGTGCCGTGGCAGGAGCTGTGCCTGCACGAACTGGTCGCCGTGCACGCCCGGTGCACACCGGACGCCGACGCGGTCGTCTTCGAGGACCAGGTGATCGGTTACGCCGCGCTGGAGGCCCGCGCCAACCAGCTGGCCCACCACCTCATGGATCTCGGCGTCGGCCCCGAGACCGTGGTCGGCGTCTGTGTGGAGCGCGGCCCGGATATGGTCACCGCGGCCCTCGCCGTCCTCAAGGCCGGCGGTGCCTTCCTGCCGCTGGACCCCGGGCACCCCGCCGAACGGCACCGGCAGGTGCTGCGGGACAGCGCCGCCGCCCTGCTGCTCACCCAGGACGCCGTGGCCGACCGGCTGCCGCTGTGCGACGCGACGGTGCTGCGCCTGGACGGCGAGTGGGACGCCATCGGGCAGTGGCCCACGCACGCGCCGGCCGTCGAGGTCACACCGGACAGCCTCGCGTACGTGATCTACACCTCGGGCTCCACCGGCCGCCCCAAGGGCGTCATGGTCGAACACCGCAGCCTGAGCCAGGCGGTGGCCGCCTGGGGCCGGGTCTACGGCGTCGAGGACCGTCCGGCGCGCCAGCTCAACCTGGCGAGCATGGCCTTCGACGTGTTCGTCTCCGACCTCGGGCACGCGCTCGCCCACGGCGGGACGCTGGTGATCTCCCCGTCGGCGGTCACCACCGACCCGCCCCGGCTGTTCGACCTGATGGAACGGGCCGGGGTCACCCACCTGGAGACCGTGCCGTCACTGGCCGGCGCGCTGCTGGAGGAGGCCGAGCGCACCGGCCGCGCCTTCCCGCCGCTGCGCTACCTTGTCGTCGGCTCGGACAACTGGCGTACGGAGGACTGCCGCCGCCTGCTGGACCGGGTCTCCCCCGGCACCACCGTCCTCAACAGCTACGGCGTGACCGAGGCGACCGTCGAGTCGTCGGTCTTCCGCGTGGAGCGGGACGCGCTGCCCGCCACCGCCTCGGTGCCCATCGGCCGGCCGATCCCCGGCGCCCGGATGTACGTCCTGGACGCCGGGCTGCGGCCGGTGCCGGCCGGAGTGGTGGGCGAGCTGTTCATCGGCGGGCCCGGGGTGGCCCGGGGCTATCTGAACCGCCCCGACCTGACCGAGGAGCGCTTCCTGCCCGACCCGTTCGCCATGGACCCGGAGGGCGCCCGGCTCTACCGGACCGGGGACCGGGCCCGGTTCCTGCCCGGCGGGGACGTCGAGTTCCTCGGCCGGTCCGACGACCAGGTCAAGATCCGCGGCTTCCGGGTCGAGCTGGCCGAGATCGAGAGCGCCGTCCAGCGGTTCCCGGGCGTCGCCGACGCCGCGGCCGCGATCCGCGCGGAGGCCGGCGGCAGCGGGCTGACCTGCTACGTCGTCCCCGCGGCCGGTGCCGAACCCGATCTGGCGGCGCTCCGCGAACGGCTGGGCGGCCTGCTGCCCCGCCACATGGTGCCGCAGGTGTTCGTCCCGCTGGAGCGGCTGCCGCTGAACGCCAACGGGAAGGTGGACCGCCGCGCCCTGCCCGCCCCGCCCGCGCCCGCGGAACGCCCCGCCGCGCGCACCGCGCCCCGTACCCCCGCGGAGGAGACCCTCGCCGCGGTGTGGGCCGAGGTGTTCCGGGTGCCGGCGGTGGGCGTCGAGGACAACTTCTTCGACCTGGGCGGCGATTCGATCCTCAGCATCCAGGTCGTCTCCCGGGCCCGCGAGGCGGGTCTGCGGGTCTCGTCCCAGGACATCTTCAGTCACCAGACGGTCGCCGAACTCGCCTCGGTGGTGGCCGCCCGCAACCCGGAGGAGAAGGCAGACGTGAGTACGGAGCCGGTCGTCGGAAAGGTGCCGCTGACCCCCATTCAGCGCACGTTCTTCCGCCGGCACACCATCGCCCCCCACCACTGCACGATGTCCGTGCTGGCCGAGCTGGCGGAACCGCCGTCGACGGACGCGCTGCGGGCCGCCCTGGACGCCCTGCTGGACCACCACGACGCCCTGCGCACCCGCTTCACCTCGGTGTACGGCCGTTGGCAGCAGGAGATCCCGGCCCCGGGCGACCGGTGGCCGCTGGAGCGGATCGCGCTGGGCGAGGCCGGTGACGAGGCCGTGGAGAAGGTGGCCGCCGCCGCGCAGGGCGGACTCGACCTCGGTGACGGGCCGTTGGTACGGGCCCTGCTGTTCGACCGGGACGGGCGGGCCCCGCTGCTCTTCCTGACCGCCCACCACCTCGTCGTGGACGCGGTGTCCTGGCAGGTGCTCCTCACCGACCTGGAGCGCGGCTACCGGCAGGCGGCCGACGGCGCACCGGTCGACCTGGGCCCGAAGGGCACCTCGTTCCTCCAGTGGTCGCGGCGGCTGTCGGAGCACACCGCCGCGGGCGGCTTCGACGCGGAGCTGGACCACTGGGCCGGTGTGGCGCAGCGGGCCGAGGCCGGGCTCCCGGCCGACGCCGCCGGTACGCCGTCCGTCGCGTCGGCGGCGAGCGTACGGGTGAGCCTGGGCACGGCGGACACCGAGGCGCTGCTGCGGGAGGTCCCGTCCGTCTACCGCACGCAGGTCAACGACGTTCTGCTGTCCGCGCTCGGCCGGGTGCTGGCGGACTGGACCGGACGCGACCGCGTGCTGATCGACGTGGAAGGCCACGGCCGCGAGGAGCTGTTCGACGGCCTGGAGATCGGCTCCACCGTCGGCTGGTTCACCAGCAGCTTCCCGGTGGCCCTGGACACCTCGGCCGGGGACGGCTGGGGCGCGCTCCTGCGGTCCGTCAAGGAGCAGCTGCGGGCGGTGCCGGGGCGCGGCATCGGCTACGGCGCGCTGCGCCACCTCAGCCCCGCCGGTGCCCCGGCCGAGGTGCTGGCCGAAGGCCCGCAGGCGCAGGTCAGCTTCAACTACCTCGGCCGGCTGACCGGCGCCCCGGACGGTGACGGCGGTCTGCTGCGCGATGTCCGGCTGGGCTTCGGCACCGAACTCTCGCCCGCCGAGAGACTGGAGTACGGGCTGGACGTCGTGGCCTGGGTGCGGGACGGGCAGCTGGAGTTCGAGCTGTTCCACTCCACCGAGGTGCACCACGCCCCGACCGTCGAGCGACTCGGCGACGCGCTGCTGACGGCGCTCCGCGCGCTCGTGGCGCACTGCCGGGAGGTGAGCGGCGCGGCGGCCGGCGCGACGCCGTCCGACTTCCCGCTGGCCCGGGTGGAGCAGCGGTTGCTCGACAAGCTCGCCGCCGACGGCGGCCCCCTCGCGGACCTCTACCCGGTCACGCCGATGCAGCACGGCCTGCTGTTCCACAGCCTGACCGAGGAGGGCGACAGCGTCTACGTGGGCCAGCTCTCCTTCGTTCTGGACGGCGGGGTGGACACCGACGCGTTCGAGGCGGCCTGGCAGCGTGCGGCCGAGCGGACGCCGATGCTGCGCACCGCGGTGACCTGGGAGGAGACCGCCGAACCGCTCCAGGTGGTACGGGAGCGGGTGCGGGTGCCGGTGGAGCGGCGCGACCACAGCGCGCTGTCCGCGCGGGACGCCGCCCGCGCGCTGGAGGACTTCCTCGCCGAGGACCGCGCCCGGGGCATCGACCTGACCTCCGCGCCGCTGATGCGGCTGACGCTGGTCTCCGAGCCGGACGGCGGGCTGCGGGTGGTGTGGACCTCGCACCACCTGCTGCTGGACGGCTGGAGCACGGCCGAGCTGATCTCCGACGTGCTGGGCCACTATCTGGCGCTGACCGGGCACGAGCGGCCCGAGCCGGCCGCCCGCCCGCCGTTCCGCGACTACGTGGAGTGGCTGGGCCGCCAGGACCTGGCCGAGGCCGAGCGGTACTGGAAGCAGGTGCTCGACGGCTTCACCGCGCCCACCCCGCTGCCGGTCGACCACCGGTCGCAGGACACCGTACGGGCGGGCACCGAGGCCGCCGCACGCTTCCAGCTCGACGCGGAGACGACGGCGCGGCTGGACGCGCTCGCCCGGCAGCACCGGCTGACCGCCAACACCCTCGCGCAGGGGGCCTGGGCGCTGCTGCTGTCCCGGTACGCGGGCGAGCGGGAGGTCTGCTTCGGCTCCGCCGTCTCCGGGCGCCCGGCCGACCTGCCCGGCGCCGAGTCGATCATCGGGCTGTTCATCAGCAACCTGCCGGTACGGGCCACCGTCCCGGACGACCGGCCCCTGCTGGAATGGCTCGCCGACCTCCAGCGCGGCCAGGTCGCCGCCCGGCAGCACGAATACGTCTCGCTCGCCCAGATCCGCGGCTGGGCCGACCTGCCCGCCGGGGTGGACCTGTTCGACAGCTACGTGGTCTTCGAGAACTACCCGTACGACGGGGAGATGGGCGCCGAGGGCGGTCTGCGCATCCGCGACGTGCGCTCCCACGAGCCCACCAGCTACGCCATGGTGCTCGCGGTGTTCGCCGGCGACCGGCTGTCCTTCCGGCTCGCCTACGACCCCGCCCTCTTCGAGGAGCGCACCGCCGCCCGGGTCACCGCCGACCTGCGGGCGCTGCTGGAGGACATCGCCCGCGACCCGCACCGTACGCCGCGGGAGTTCGACGCGCTGAGCGACGG from Streptomyces albofaciens JCM 4342 encodes the following:
- a CDS encoding non-ribosomal peptide synthetase, whose protein sequence is MGEQMNGGRPVGPDELLERQLAGRADAAAGGPGDLRALGDLPDAPLSFGQERLWFLHEFQPGSVEYTSSIALRMTGPLRVDALRGALGGLVARHEPLRTTFATTNGRAHQVVRPATVPGIQRADLGGLPAGERDAELDRLLRAELGTPFDLATGPVLRVLLVALGSGPDGAQEHVLFLNMHHIAADGWSKGVLLAELGELYAAALEGRDADLAPLPVTYRDYAVWQREHCTEAELDAQLEYWKTELDGVPALEMPTDRPRPMVRTTVGALHTFAVPREVAEGLDAVAARCGGTLFAVLTAATQVLLARHSGQRDVALGTVSVGRDRTELEPLVGFFVNTLVLRGRIDLELPFEELVERTTDRIWDALGNQDVPFHRLVDALGTERDPSRTPLVQAALVLQNAPGGAPAFPGLRVTDFRPPSVSSIFDLTVEFAPDADGGLAGSVEYNTDLFDAATIEALCARLLVLLAGITADAGRALGDLPLLTDAEHTALTTGWTENRADYPADTPVHTLVSAQAAATPDRIAVTGAGAELTYRELDERSGRLARLLLDRGAAPGDHVAVCLPRGAGLVVAMLATLKAGCAYVPVAADYPADRIAFVLEDTAAPLCLTERPLRDRLPDGGTRYVCLDEEAAALAALPADGPGVEVGADTAAYVIYTSGSTGRPKGVVVEHRSIVRLISGPDYAPLAADDVVAQAADATFDAATFEVWAPLVVGARIAVIPKDVLLEPRSFARALEEHGVTTLFLTTALFNQVVEVAPGAFRGLRHLLVGGEAQSPRRVAQLLAGERPGRFVNIYGPTETTTFATFQEIHATDGVRALPIGRPIRNTTTYVLDERQRPVPAGSPGELYIGGPGVARGYLGRPELTEERFLPAPFSAVPGERVYRTGDRVRWLPDGTLDFLGRVDTQVKVRGYRIEPGEVEAVLEAHPAVAAALVVARTDGGHKRLVGYVRPQPGAGLDTAELRTFAEARLPGYTVPSALVTLDEFPLTSNGKVDQRALPAPVEQAGERAGYRAPADAAEETLAQVWSQVLGVDRVGATDNFFELGGDSILSIQVVARARRAGLVISSRDIFSRRTLADLARAAIPVAETVAEERAQDSGPAPLTPVQRWFFDHHTVRPAHFNQSVLLTLPPDVDERALSEAFRHVVRRHEALRTRFTTVDGRLVQQGPGRDAPEPDIERITLGGAAPEERDAALRQLSEAAQAGLDPERGELLRCLLFDRDARDRPRLLLTVHHLAVDGVSWRILLDDLENAYRQAASGAAIDLGGASTSYLTWARRLAEYTEQDGFQGELDHWTGVAAVTTAGLPTDHDGRNTFGVTREVHAGLDERRTRQLLQDVPKVYRTQVNDILLTALGRALARHTGQDRTLITLEGHGREEVLPGTDISRTVGWFTSVFPLVLESPADRPWRELVLGTKERLRAVPQRGFGYGPLRYLAADTAQRAALAAGPRPQISFNYLGQWSDGTAGSALYREQIFDYGQEHSPEEERSHLIDITGEVRGGRLTFTVYYSSERHERATAQALADGLAAALDELVGHCLTPGTGGAVPGDFPLVALDQAAVDALVPPGSAVEDVYPLTPMQSGMLYHALNQPTGGAYFDQVSFLLEGVDDIRALGAAWQHVVDRNPALRTRLRWEGVPEPVQIVDREATLEVRYLDWTDTDAAGRRRRLAELTDAEQRAGIDLTRAPLMRVVLARERAGAVRVVWSFHHVVLDGWSTSHLFGDVFARYRALADGPAAPAAPEQRRPPFRDYVAWLGRQDRAAAEKHWRAALAGLYAPTPLPYGQSLPPGYQSESSAQVRVELTRAETEALTAVVRAERLTLNTAVQGAWAMLLARHAGTEDVCFGSTVAGRPTGLPGADAVVGNFLNTLPVRTRVTASDRLADWLRGLQDAQAAARDFEYAALGQIQGWSEVPRATALFHTVVVFENYPGNDTAAERNGLWLRELSAVDTTSFPLDLTAFTDDGELVLQLSYDPALYGTDQAESLADQLLALLNGLAADPGRPVGDVPMLSLGERDRVVHEWNRARVPWQELCLHELVAVHARCTPDADAVVFEDQVIGYAALEARANQLAHHLMDLGVGPETVVGVCVERGPDMVTAALAVLKAGGAFLPLDPGHPAERHRQVLRDSAAALLLTQDAVADRLPLCDATVLRLDGEWDAIGQWPTHAPAVEVTPDSLAYVIYTSGSTGRPKGVMVEHRSLSQAVAAWGRVYGVEDRPARQLNLASMAFDVFVSDLGHALAHGGTLVISPSAVTTDPPRLFDLMERAGVTHLETVPSLAGALLEEAERTGRAFPPLRYLVVGSDNWRTEDCRRLLDRVSPGTTVLNSYGVTEATVESSVFRVERDALPATASVPIGRPIPGARMYVLDAGLRPVPAGVVGELFIGGPGVARGYLNRPDLTEERFLPDPFAMDPEGARLYRTGDRARFLPGGDVEFLGRSDDQVKIRGFRVELAEIESAVQRFPGVADAAAAIRAEAGGSGLTCYVVPAAGAEPDLAALRERLGGLLPRHMVPQVFVPLERLPLNANGKVDRRALPAPPAPAERPAARTAPRTPAEETLAAVWAEVFRVPAVGVEDNFFDLGGDSILSIQVVSRAREAGLRVSSQDIFSHQTVAELASVVAARNPEEKADVSTEPVVGKVPLTPIQRTFFRRHTIAPHHCTMSVLAELAEPPSTDALRAALDALLDHHDALRTRFTSVYGRWQQEIPAPGDRWPLERIALGEAGDEAVEKVAAAAQGGLDLGDGPLVRALLFDRDGRAPLLFLTAHHLVVDAVSWQVLLTDLERGYRQAADGAPVDLGPKGTSFLQWSRRLSEHTAAGGFDAELDHWAGVAQRAEAGLPADAAGTPSVASAASVRVSLGTADTEALLREVPSVYRTQVNDVLLSALGRVLADWTGRDRVLIDVEGHGREELFDGLEIGSTVGWFTSSFPVALDTSAGDGWGALLRSVKEQLRAVPGRGIGYGALRHLSPAGAPAEVLAEGPQAQVSFNYLGRLTGAPDGDGGLLRDVRLGFGTELSPAERLEYGLDVVAWVRDGQLEFELFHSTEVHHAPTVERLGDALLTALRALVAHCREVSGAAAGATPSDFPLARVEQRLLDKLAADGGPLADLYPVTPMQHGLLFHSLTEEGDSVYVGQLSFVLDGGVDTDAFEAAWQRAAERTPMLRTAVTWEETAEPLQVVRERVRVPVERRDHSALSARDAARALEDFLAEDRARGIDLTSAPLMRLTLVSEPDGGLRVVWTSHHLLLDGWSTAELISDVLGHYLALTGHERPEPAARPPFRDYVEWLGRQDLAEAERYWKQVLDGFTAPTPLPVDHRSQDTVRAGTEAAARFQLDAETTARLDALARQHRLTANTLAQGAWALLLSRYAGEREVCFGSAVSGRPADLPGAESIIGLFISNLPVRATVPDDRPLLEWLADLQRGQVAARQHEYVSLAQIRGWADLPAGVDLFDSYVVFENYPYDGEMGAEGGLRIRDVRSHEPTSYAMVLAVFAGDRLSFRLAYDPALFEERTAARVTADLRALLEDIARDPHRTPREFDALSDGHRAELLTRHNATGTELLSELPVARQFAAQAARTPEATALVHEGGRLSFGELDRRANRLAHHLRSLGAGPEETVAVCLDRGADLIVSLLAVLKAGAVYAPLDPAAPGRRTADLLADIRPRLLVTGEPVASALPPAPDATTVVRLDAERQAVAARPDTAPEVTVAPGDAAYIIHTSGSTGRPKGVVVEHRGLANLLDSHRRTVFGPLQEANGGTPLRVAHLAPASFDASWNPVLWLVAGHELHLVTDAVRRDAHALTAYRAAERIDFLQTTPSYFQQLVETGLLAEGDHPLRGVALGGEAVPESLWASLRAREDLISFNFYGPTEATVDALVTRIADSPVPLLGHPVQNTRAYVLDAAGHLAPVGAPGELHLAGDGLARGYLNRPELTGRAFVPAPFDPAERLYRTGDRVRRLSDGRIEFLGRVDDQVKLRGYRIEPGEISATLDGHPAVTESVVVVRGEGDRRQLVAYFTHRGAGAAVPAAPELAGYLAERLPAYLVPAAFVALDAFPLTRNGKVDRDALPEPEAGRADGADRVAPRNETERLVAQIWAETLGVADVGAHDSFFELGGQSLTSVKALTRIRKTFGVRLAFRSLLDTPTVSGVARMIEDSLLEQLEKEAAEAGDAVPAAE